Within the Bacillus sp. FSL K6-3431 genome, the region AGCACGGCTTGTGTCACAGCAATTACACCAAAAAAGTTGGTTTCAAATTGCTCCTTGTATTCGAGAACGCTCACCTCTTCGCAAAATCCTCCAAGCGCGAATCCCGCATTATTAATCAGAATATCGATTGTAGGAAGTTCAGCTATTTGCACGGAAAAGTTTTCAATCGACTTTGGACATGTTACATCCAACTGGATAAAGTGTAATCGATTTTCCATACCTTCATGTTTACATAATTCTATTATTGTCTCTTTACTTTCTAAATTTCTCATCGTGGCAATAACTGAGAATCCACGTTTGGCAAGTTCAACAACTGTTAATAATCCAAATCCACTTGATGCACCTGTGATGATCGCAGTTTGATTATTCATATGTAACCCCGTTAGTTTATTTTTACTTCTAGTGCCACGGGACAATGATCACTTCCCATGATGTCACAATGAATCTGGGCATCTACTAAGTTATTCGCTAAACGCTCAGATACAATAAAATAATCAATACGCCAGCCGATATTCCTTTCTCTGACCTTACTCATGTATGACCACCAAGAATATACACCTTCTCGCTCTGGATAAAAATATCGATAGCTATCAATAAATCCTTGCTCAAGTAAATGAGTCATCTTCCCACGTTCCTCTTTTGTCACTCCGGAGTTTCCCTGATTAGACTTCGCATTTCTTAAATCAATGTCCTGATGAGCCACGTTCAAATCACCACAATAGACTACAGGTTTGATTTGATCTAGCTCTTTAATATAGCCTAGTAATTCATCTTCCCAAGATAAACGGTAACCCAATCTAGCTAAATCTCTTTGTGCGTTGGGAGTATAGACATTTACTAGGTAAAATCCCTCATATTCTAATGTAATAATTCTTCCTTCTATTTCTTCTTCCGCAAGGCCAACACCATATTTTACGGAAAGTGGTTTTTTCTTAGTAAATACAGCTGTTCCAGAATATCCTTTTTTAACAGCTGAATTCCAGTATTGATAATAGCCGTCTAAATTTAATTCGATTTGTCCCTCTTGACATTTTGTTTCCTGAAGACAGAAAATATCTGCATTTACTTCATGAAAATAATCTAGAAACCCTTTCTTCACACAAGCTCGAATGCCATTTACATTCCACGATACAAGTTTCAACATCCAAATCCCCTTTATCTATAGTAAAAAGTGACGTAATTTTCTTCATAACTGTGAAATCTAACAATAATCGAACATCAACTACTGAAAGTACTATAGCTAACATTCATGCATAATTATTGCGGAATTTCACGTATTAGTGCCCAATTTATATTATATCACTTTTTTGCTACCAAACAAACGATCGTGTTGTTATACTAGTACTAGCAGCAAGAGTTTTATACAGAAAAGGGGCTTTTTAATGGATGGAAAAACGCATTTTATTGTAGGTGGGATTGTAGGTATTGGTGTGGGGAAATATGTAGGAGTGGATTTACCTACCGCAGTTTCACTTACGCTTTTGGGAGGCTGTGTCGGATTAGTACCTGATTTGGATGTAAAAGGAACATTATCCAAAAGAATATCGTTGAATAAAAAGTGGCTTATATTATTATTAGGATTATTCGGGTTATTATTAATTGCATACAGTTTCGATAATGCTCCAGGAATAGAACGGTGGATCGGCTTGGGTGCAGGAATCGTATTGCTTACCTTTCCCTCCGTATTTGTTAAGCAAAAAATGATGCTATTGCTGACCGGACTCGCCGCATTAATGGCAGGATTTGCTATGCAAAGTATCTGGCTCATTATGCTAGGTATTTATATTAGCATCGCTTCAAGACTCCCCCATCGCTCCTTAACCCATTCCATAATTGGATTAACTTATTTTAGCGGTATTGGTTACTATTTGGAACAGGATTTACAAGTTGAGGGCATTATGCTAGTTTGCATCTTAAGCTACGCAAGTCATTTAGTTTTAGATATGAAATGGCTTCCAGGTAACAGAAAAGGTATTAAGTTATTCCAGCCTTTTTTTAAAATAGAAATGTAAATTTATGAAATTAACATACAGATTGATTGTTTTCACTTATATTATTTTTTCTAAGCATGTATAATAAAGAAACTAAACAAAGTCAGGAGGCACGAATCATGACTGAAGAACCTAAAAAAATTTCATTGCAAGAAGCTATCAAAAAGAAACTCGCTGAAAAACAAGCTGCCCAAAAATCACAAGGAAATCTAAAAGGTAGCACTGCGACTAAAAAGCTATCAAGTCAACAAACAAAAAAAGCGAGTAACACTAGACGTAAAATAGGTACGTAATATTCTGTACTTACATGCAAGGAGCAATTATAGCTTTTATCAAACTAGCTTATGGATGAAAAATGTCCATAAGCTCTTTATATGAACAGCTAAATGAATAGAATTAGGTGATCTTATGGATTTTGATATACGTTTTTTATCATTCTACGTCATTCAAGTAGAAGGTAAAGATGAGCAAGCAAGTAAACAATATAAACACTTTCA harbors:
- a CDS encoding exodeoxyribonuclease III, with translation MKLVSWNVNGIRACVKKGFLDYFHEVNADIFCLQETKCQEGQIELNLDGYYQYWNSAVKKGYSGTAVFTKKKPLSVKYGVGLAEEEIEGRIITLEYEGFYLVNVYTPNAQRDLARLGYRLSWEDELLGYIKELDQIKPVVYCGDLNVAHQDIDLRNAKSNQGNSGVTKEERGKMTHLLEQGFIDSYRYFYPEREGVYSWWSYMSKVRERNIGWRIDYFIVSERLANNLVDAQIHCDIMGSDHCPVALEVKIN
- a CDS encoding metal-dependent hydrolase; this encodes MDGKTHFIVGGIVGIGVGKYVGVDLPTAVSLTLLGGCVGLVPDLDVKGTLSKRISLNKKWLILLLGLFGLLLIAYSFDNAPGIERWIGLGAGIVLLTFPSVFVKQKMMLLLTGLAALMAGFAMQSIWLIMLGIYISIASRLPHRSLTHSIIGLTYFSGIGYYLEQDLQVEGIMLVCILSYASHLVLDMKWLPGNRKGIKLFQPFFKIEM